Within the Candidatus Polarisedimenticolia bacterium genome, the region GAGGCGCTCAGGCGGCTCAAGATCCTGCCGTACGAGGACCTCGGCTTCGCGAAGGTGGATCACCACCGGCATCTCCGCCGTGGCTTCCCCGAAGTGATCTTCGGCGAGGGGAAGACGGTGTCCCAGATCGTCGCCATCATGGGGAAGGTGGCGGCGAAGCGGCAGCCGGTCCTGGTCACGCGCGTGTCTCCCGTCGCCTTCAAGGGGATTCGCAGGCGCTTTCGCCTGGCGCGCTACCACCCGGAGGCCCGCGCCGTGACGCTCGAGACCGGCACGCGCCCCCCGGGGCGTCCGGGAGTCCTGGTCCTGGCCGCCGGGACCTCCGACCTGAACGTGGCCGAGGAGGCGGCGGTGACCGCGGAGGTGATGGGAAACCAGG harbors:
- the larB gene encoding nickel pincer cofactor biosynthesis protein LarB, translated to MNLKELKRILEGVRRGTVSADEALRRLKILPYEDLGFAKVDHHRHLRRGFPEVIFGEGKTVSQIVAIMGKVAAKRQPVLVTRVSPVAFKGIRRRFRLARYHPEARAVTLETGTRPPGRPGVLVLAAGTSDLNVAEEAAVTAEVMGNQVGRIYDVGIAGLHRLLDHKDRLLEARVIITVAGMEGALPSIVASLVDVPVIGVPTSVGYGTGIKGVAALMGMLNSCAAGLLVVNIDNGFGAGYAASVINKSMLNN